In Synergistaceae bacterium, the following proteins share a genomic window:
- a CDS encoding acyl--CoA ligase, translating into MPITDLLERNSKLYGSEVALVEINPEQQEPTRLTWKEYALIQPTSSKPYRREITWSVFDEKANRVANLLLSRGVKKGQKVAILLMNCLEWLPIYFGILKTGAIAVPLNFRYSSEEIEYCVKLADVDILFFGPEFIGRVENTVLALGENCLLFFVGTNCPSFAESYNELVNNCSSVAPKILIEDSDEAAIYFSSGTTGFPKAILHNHTALLQSARMEAIHHETTHDDVFLCIPPLYHTGAKMHWFGSLYTGSRAVILKGTSPKTILDVVSLEHCTIVWLLVPWCQDILTALDSGELKLEGRNISQWRLMHIGAQPVPPSLIRHWLDYFPKHKYDTNYGLSESTGPGCVHLGLENINKVGAIGVAGYGWKLKIVDDNGEKVKQGETGELCVKGPGVMLCYYKNPEATAETIKDGWLFTGDMAMQDEDGFVWLVDRKKDVVITGGENIYPVQVENFIITHPKVHDVAVIGLPEPRLGEIAAAIIQIKKGMECTEEEINRFCLGLPRYKRPRKIIFADVPRNPTGKIEKPKLREKYAKGKAFFEKE; encoded by the coding sequence TTGCCCATTACAGATTTACTTGAGAGAAATTCAAAACTTTACGGCAGCGAGGTCGCATTAGTCGAAATTAACCCCGAACAGCAGGAGCCGACTCGCCTAACTTGGAAGGAATACGCACTAATTCAGCCAACTTCTTCAAAGCCTTATAGACGCGAAATAACTTGGTCGGTTTTCGACGAGAAAGCAAATAGAGTCGCCAACCTGCTTTTATCGCGCGGAGTCAAAAAGGGTCAGAAGGTCGCAATTTTGTTGATGAACTGTCTTGAATGGCTGCCGATTTATTTCGGGATTCTCAAAACGGGAGCTATTGCAGTGCCGTTAAATTTCCGTTACTCATCAGAAGAAATCGAATATTGCGTGAAACTTGCTGACGTTGATATTTTATTCTTTGGCCCTGAGTTTATCGGACGAGTCGAGAATACAGTATTAGCACTCGGAGAAAATTGTTTGTTATTCTTTGTCGGTACTAATTGTCCGTCATTTGCAGAGAGCTATAACGAGCTAGTAAATAATTGTTCGTCAGTTGCTCCGAAAATTTTAATAGAAGATTCAGACGAGGCAGCAATTTATTTTTCTTCAGGTACGACAGGATTTCCTAAAGCGATTTTACACAATCACACAGCTTTATTGCAGTCTGCACGAATGGAAGCAATTCACCACGAAACGACTCATGATGATGTATTCTTATGTATACCGCCTTTATATCACACGGGCGCAAAAATGCACTGGTTCGGATCGCTTTATACGGGAAGCCGCGCAGTTATTCTCAAAGGTACGTCGCCGAAAACTATTTTAGACGTTGTATCGCTTGAACATTGCACAATTGTGTGGCTGTTAGTTCCGTGGTGCCAAGATATTTTAACAGCACTTGACTCCGGTGAATTAAAGCTCGAAGGCCGTAATATTTCACAATGGCGTTTAATGCATATCGGTGCGCAGCCTGTTCCGCCGTCATTGATTCGTCATTGGCTTGATTATTTCCCCAAACATAAATACGACACAAATTACGGTTTATCAGAGTCAACCGGCCCTGGGTGCGTTCATTTGGGACTCGAAAATATTAACAAAGTCGGCGCAATCGGTGTAGCTGGTTACGGCTGGAAATTAAAAATTGTTGACGATAACGGCGAAAAAGTTAAACAGGGCGAGACCGGCGAATTATGCGTGAAAGGTCCCGGCGTTATGCTTTGTTATTATAAGAATCCCGAAGCTACAGCAGAAACGATTAAAGACGGCTGGCTCTTTACGGGTGATATGGCAATGCAGGACGAAGACGGCTTTGTGTGGCTCGTTGACAGAAAAAAGGACGTTGTTATAACCGGCGGAGAAAATATTTATCCCGTTCAAGTTGAGAATTTCATTATTACACATCCGAAAGTTCACGACGTTGCAGTTATAGGACTTCCCGAACCTAGACTCGGCGAAATTGCAGCAGCCATCATTCAAATTAAAAAGGGTATGGAATGCACAGAAGAAGAAATTAACAGATTCTGTCTTGGCCTTCCGAGATATAAGCGTCCCAGAAAAATTATATTCGCTGACGTTCCCAGAAATCCGACCGGCAAAATCGAGAAGCCCAAATTACGCGAGAAATACGCAAAGGGTAAAGCATTTTTCGAGAAAGAATAA
- a CDS encoding MBL fold metallo-hydrolase: protein MYELINITGKSFYIQSPAKIGLVRLGDKNICLIDSGNDKEAGRKVKKIIDNNGWNLTAIYNTHSHADHIGGNKYLQAQTGCKIYVPGVDCSFTNYPVLEPSFLFGGCPPDELRHKFLMAQESSAEILTPDNLPEGFEIINLPGHSFDMAGFKTSDDVIFLADCLSSREALDKYQIVFIYDVGEYILTLEKVMNLEAKFFVPSHAPITEDIKPLAEYNISKVNEIAGKILNFCREPLNFERILQKLFNAYNLSMSFEQYVLTGSTVKSYLSWLKHNNKLNAYFDDNILLWESA from the coding sequence ATGTACGAGCTTATAAATATTACGGGAAAAAGTTTTTACATTCAGAGTCCCGCGAAAATAGGCCTTGTGAGACTCGGCGATAAAAATATTTGCCTTATCGACAGCGGAAATGACAAGGAAGCAGGCCGCAAAGTCAAGAAAATTATCGATAATAACGGCTGGAATCTCACGGCGATTTATAACACTCATTCACACGCGGATCACATTGGAGGCAATAAATATTTACAAGCTCAGACAGGCTGCAAAATTTACGTTCCCGGCGTTGATTGCAGCTTTACAAATTATCCTGTGCTTGAACCCTCGTTTTTGTTCGGGGGGTGTCCTCCTGATGAATTGAGGCACAAATTTTTAATGGCTCAGGAAAGCAGCGCGGAAATTTTGACTCCCGATAATTTGCCTGAAGGATTCGAGATTATAAATTTGCCGGGACATTCTTTCGATATGGCTGGATTCAAGACTTCTGATGATGTAATATTTCTTGCTGACTGTCTCTCAAGCCGTGAAGCTCTTGATAAATATCAAATAGTGTTCATTTATGATGTAGGAGAATATATTTTGACTCTCGAAAAAGTTATGAATCTCGAAGCAAAATTTTTCGTGCCTTCACATGCGCCGATAACTGAAGATATTAAGCCCCTAGCAGAATATAATATCAGCAAAGTAAATGAGATCGCCGGGAAAATATTAAATTTTTGCAGGGAGCCGCTGAATTTCGAGAGAATATTACAGAAATTATTTAACGCTTATAATTTATCCATGAGCTTTGAGCAGTACGTTTTGACGGGCAGCACTGTAAAATCTTACTTGTCATGGCTCAAGCATAATAATAAATTGAACGCATATTTTGACGATAATATTTTATTATGGGAGAGTGCCTAA
- a CDS encoding prolipoprotein diacylglyceryl transferase, translating into MYPTLFKIGSFAVDSYSVVWFIALSIAIIWALKRLALYNLDEDESRKVMAAAFICMLIGARAPEYIRNWRIYYESPSLLLDLNRGGVAEFGAILGAFFGALIMCVFNKKISFAKLCEVAAIPAMLAISIGRWGCFLNGCCKGLESNFCTAVHFLNDPAGVNRHPVQIYYSIFAVINVILLLIVERKILSCYSSSCANSLFYYEICNCPCERAIYFCEINY; encoded by the coding sequence ATGTACCCGACGTTATTCAAAATTGGAAGTTTCGCGGTTGATTCGTATAGTGTTGTATGGTTTATTGCGTTGTCGATTGCGATAATATGGGCTCTCAAGAGGTTAGCTTTATATAATCTTGACGAGGACGAGTCCCGCAAAGTAATGGCAGCTGCTTTTATATGTATGCTGATAGGTGCGCGTGCTCCTGAATATATTAGAAATTGGCGGATTTATTACGAGAGTCCGTCATTGCTGCTAGATTTGAATCGCGGAGGGGTTGCGGAGTTTGGTGCGATTCTGGGAGCTTTTTTCGGCGCGTTGATTATGTGCGTGTTCAATAAAAAAATTTCGTTCGCTAAATTGTGTGAAGTAGCTGCTATACCTGCAATGCTTGCTATATCGATAGGGCGCTGGGGATGTTTTCTCAACGGCTGCTGTAAAGGGCTTGAGTCAAATTTTTGCACGGCTGTACATTTTTTGAACGATCCCGCCGGAGTTAATAGACACCCTGTGCAGATTTATTATTCGATATTTGCGGTTATAAATGTTATATTGCTGCTGATAGTTGAGAGAAAAATTTTATCCTGTTATAGCTCCTCTTGCGCTAATTCTTTATTCTATTATGAGATTTGTAATTGCCCCTGTGAGAGAGCCATTTACTTTTGCGAAATTAATTATTAA